In Alosa sapidissima isolate fAloSap1 chromosome 11, fAloSap1.pri, whole genome shotgun sequence, a single window of DNA contains:
- the sema7a gene encoding semaphorin-7A isoform X1, whose protein sequence is MGTHTILRLSTKMRPSLSEFRFCVWSFVVTFVFCGNPRGIPRLNVRQDGVQDRFPYERNLSHTVFYYHGKSDSLFIGGTNYVLQIDLQNGHVLENYTLSSDHSCREGPCENVVTTIEDFLDGLFVCGTDGERRQCWRLFPKENNRSCEVVGSIEGIGIAPHTFSQNSLSLSVDGDLYTAAPLYKDGSSLQFRRTAGKRTNVWMYDKWVTEPTFISAFSIPRENNPDNEKIYVFVREKNSDSSPEADPWISRVARVCKADEGGSKRFFQNIWTSFLKARLVCGIPSESLYFNRLQDIHVQHEADWRRTRVYALFFSSWNSTAVCIYSMEDIDRVFENSSFKGYNDPVPNPRPGACVRNSKTLPIATITVIKEHSEMTDWIHPIHRHAPFYVSSNNYTKIAVDRVEAANNNTYNVLLLATDTGTIHKILENDLRAFIISETRLYNLTVPIQSMKLDSKRRKLMVGYPGQMSYMDLQRCQDYNKSCEDCVLARDPYCSWTSRGCTAEMPRGIQNIADGKTDVCHNKSAASPASSSSTRTKRATLMSSPDLQRLVHSVPLDFPFYLSCPIDSHHATYTWEHEGRHSSACQQAGSNCLHLIPAMGAENYGNYTCVSRERDYTRVVKKYQLLKQERPIPPPSQPRVIFPKIRGDAAKITSHLTSVIMVVLMVELL, encoded by the exons ATGGGAACCCATACTATTTTACgtttatcaaccaaaatgagACCGTCTCTGTCGGAGTTCCGCTTTTGTGTATGGAGCTTCGTCGTAACATTTGTGTTTTGTGGGAACCCACGGGGTATTCCAAGACTCAATGTGCGTCAGG ATGGAGTTCAAGACCGCTTTCCATACGAGAGAAATTTAAGTCACACCGTGTTTTATTATCATGGGAAATCTGACAGTCTCTTCATCGGAGGAACTAACTACGTGCTTCAGATAGATTTACAAAACGGCCATGTTTTGGAG AACTATACACTCTCATCAGACCACTCCTGCAGAGAG GGCCCCTGTGAGAATGTTGTCACGACTATTGAAGACTTCCTGGACGGCTTGTTCGTCTGTGGTACTGATGGAGAGCGGCGCCAATGCTGGAGGCTG TTCCCCAAAGAGAACAATCGTTCTTGTGAGGTAGTTGGGAGCATTGAGGGGATAGGAATCGccccacacacattctcacagaaCTCCTTATCCCTCTCAGTGG ATGGTGATCTGTACACCGCTGCCCCTTTGTACAAGGATGGCAGCTCTTTGCAGTTCAGAAGGACCGCAGGCAAGCGCACTAACGTGTGGATGTACGACAAGTGGGTTACAG AACCCACCTTTATCTCAGCTTTCTCAATTCCCCGTGAGAACAACCCTGACAATGAAAAGATTTACGTCTTTGTCCGTGAGAAGAACTCTGATAGCAGTCCAGAGGCTGACCCCTGGATATCCAGAGTGGCTCGTGTGTGCAAG GCAGATGAGGGCGGGTCCAAGAGGTTCTTCCAGAACATTTGGACCTCATTCCTGAAGGCCCGGCTGGTGTGCGGAATCCCCAGCGAGTCGCTCTACTTCAATCGCCTCCAGGACATCCACGTGCAGCATGAGGCTGATTGGAGGAGGACGCGGGTCTACGCTCTCTTCTTCAGTAGCTG GAACTCAACTGCAGTCTGTATCTACTCCATGGAGGATATTGACAGAGTTTTTGAGAACTCTTCCTTCAAAGGCTACAATGACCCTGTCCCCAACCCCAGACCAGGAGCG TGTGTTAGAAACAGCAAGACCCTTCCTATTGCCACCATCACAGTCATCAAGGAGCATTCAGAAATGACCGACTGGATTCATCCCATCCACAGACACGCTCCTTTCTACGTCAGCAGCAACAACTACACCAAGATCGCAGTGGATCGCGTTGAGGCAGCTAACAACAACACATACAATGTGTTGCTTCTTGCCACTG ACACTGGAACCATCCACAAGATCTTGGAGAATGACCTCAGGGCGTTCATCATCTCAGAGACTCGCTTGTACAACCTCACAGTCCCCATCCAGTCCATGAAGCTCGACTCAAAGAGG AGGAAGCTAATGGTGGGATATCCAGGGCAGATGTCATACATGGACCTGCAGCGCTGTCAGGATTATAATAAGTCCTGTGAAGATTGTGTGCTGGCTCGCGACCCCTACTGCTCCTGGACATCTAGAGGATGCACTGCTGAAATGCC tcggGGTATTCAGAACATTGCAGACGGCAAAACAGACGTATGCCACAATAAATCAG CCGCCTCCCCAGCGTCCAGCAGCTCCACCAGAACCAAGCGGGCCACCCTGATGTCATCACCGGACCTCCAGAGACTGGTGCACTCCGTCCCGCTGGACTTCCCCTTCTACCTGTCCTGCCCCATCGACTCGCACCATGCCACCTACACCTGGGAGCACGAGGGCCGCCACAGCAGCGCCTGCCAGCAGGCCGGCTCCAACTGCCTGCATCTCATTCCCGCCATGGGCGCCGAAAACTACGGCAACTACACGTGTGTTTCCAGGGAGCGCGACTACACCAGAGTGGTCAAGAAGTACCAGCTGCTGAAGCAGGAGCGTCctattcctcctccttctcagccCAGGGTCATCTTTCCCAAGATCAGAGGAGACGCGGCAAAGATCACATCACACCTTACGTCAGTGATTATGGTCGTACTGATGGTGGAGCTCCTTTGA
- the sema7a gene encoding semaphorin-7A isoform X2 has product MGTHTILRLSTKMRPSLSEFRFCVWSFVVTFVFCGNPRGIPRLNVRQDGVQDRFPYERNLSHTVFYYHGKSDSLFIGGTNYVLQIDLQNGHVLENYTLSSDHSCREGPCENVVTTIEDFLDGLFVCGTDGERRQCWRLFPKENNRSCEVVGSIEGIGIAPHTFSQNSLSLSVDGDLYTAAPLYKDGSSLQFRRTAGKRTNVWMYDKWVTEPTFISAFSIPRENNPDNEKIYVFVREKNSDSSPEADPWISRVARVCKADEGGSKRFFQNIWTSFLKARLVCGIPSESLYFNRLQDIHVQHEADWRRTRVYALFFSSWNSTAVCIYSMEDIDRVFENSSFKGYNDPVPNPRPGACVRNSKTLPIATITVIKEHSEMTDWIHPIHRHAPFYVSSNNYTKIAVDRVEAANNNTYNVLLLATDTGTIHKILENDLRAFIISETRLYNLTVPIQSMKLDSKRRKLMVGYPGQMSYMDLQRCQDYNKSCEDCVLARDPYCSWTSRGCTAEMPRGIQNIADGKTDVCHNKSASSSSTRTKRATLMSSPDLQRLVHSVPLDFPFYLSCPIDSHHATYTWEHEGRHSSACQQAGSNCLHLIPAMGAENYGNYTCVSRERDYTRVVKKYQLLKQERPIPPPSQPRVIFPKIRGDAAKITSHLTSVIMVVLMVELL; this is encoded by the exons ATGGGAACCCATACTATTTTACgtttatcaaccaaaatgagACCGTCTCTGTCGGAGTTCCGCTTTTGTGTATGGAGCTTCGTCGTAACATTTGTGTTTTGTGGGAACCCACGGGGTATTCCAAGACTCAATGTGCGTCAGG ATGGAGTTCAAGACCGCTTTCCATACGAGAGAAATTTAAGTCACACCGTGTTTTATTATCATGGGAAATCTGACAGTCTCTTCATCGGAGGAACTAACTACGTGCTTCAGATAGATTTACAAAACGGCCATGTTTTGGAG AACTATACACTCTCATCAGACCACTCCTGCAGAGAG GGCCCCTGTGAGAATGTTGTCACGACTATTGAAGACTTCCTGGACGGCTTGTTCGTCTGTGGTACTGATGGAGAGCGGCGCCAATGCTGGAGGCTG TTCCCCAAAGAGAACAATCGTTCTTGTGAGGTAGTTGGGAGCATTGAGGGGATAGGAATCGccccacacacattctcacagaaCTCCTTATCCCTCTCAGTGG ATGGTGATCTGTACACCGCTGCCCCTTTGTACAAGGATGGCAGCTCTTTGCAGTTCAGAAGGACCGCAGGCAAGCGCACTAACGTGTGGATGTACGACAAGTGGGTTACAG AACCCACCTTTATCTCAGCTTTCTCAATTCCCCGTGAGAACAACCCTGACAATGAAAAGATTTACGTCTTTGTCCGTGAGAAGAACTCTGATAGCAGTCCAGAGGCTGACCCCTGGATATCCAGAGTGGCTCGTGTGTGCAAG GCAGATGAGGGCGGGTCCAAGAGGTTCTTCCAGAACATTTGGACCTCATTCCTGAAGGCCCGGCTGGTGTGCGGAATCCCCAGCGAGTCGCTCTACTTCAATCGCCTCCAGGACATCCACGTGCAGCATGAGGCTGATTGGAGGAGGACGCGGGTCTACGCTCTCTTCTTCAGTAGCTG GAACTCAACTGCAGTCTGTATCTACTCCATGGAGGATATTGACAGAGTTTTTGAGAACTCTTCCTTCAAAGGCTACAATGACCCTGTCCCCAACCCCAGACCAGGAGCG TGTGTTAGAAACAGCAAGACCCTTCCTATTGCCACCATCACAGTCATCAAGGAGCATTCAGAAATGACCGACTGGATTCATCCCATCCACAGACACGCTCCTTTCTACGTCAGCAGCAACAACTACACCAAGATCGCAGTGGATCGCGTTGAGGCAGCTAACAACAACACATACAATGTGTTGCTTCTTGCCACTG ACACTGGAACCATCCACAAGATCTTGGAGAATGACCTCAGGGCGTTCATCATCTCAGAGACTCGCTTGTACAACCTCACAGTCCCCATCCAGTCCATGAAGCTCGACTCAAAGAGG AGGAAGCTAATGGTGGGATATCCAGGGCAGATGTCATACATGGACCTGCAGCGCTGTCAGGATTATAATAAGTCCTGTGAAGATTGTGTGCTGGCTCGCGACCCCTACTGCTCCTGGACATCTAGAGGATGCACTGCTGAAATGCC tcggGGTATTCAGAACATTGCAGACGGCAAAACAGACGTATGCCACAATAAATCAG CGTCCAGCAGCTCCACCAGAACCAAGCGGGCCACCCTGATGTCATCACCGGACCTCCAGAGACTGGTGCACTCCGTCCCGCTGGACTTCCCCTTCTACCTGTCCTGCCCCATCGACTCGCACCATGCCACCTACACCTGGGAGCACGAGGGCCGCCACAGCAGCGCCTGCCAGCAGGCCGGCTCCAACTGCCTGCATCTCATTCCCGCCATGGGCGCCGAAAACTACGGCAACTACACGTGTGTTTCCAGGGAGCGCGACTACACCAGAGTGGTCAAGAAGTACCAGCTGCTGAAGCAGGAGCGTCctattcctcctccttctcagccCAGGGTCATCTTTCCCAAGATCAGAGGAGACGCGGCAAAGATCACATCACACCTTACGTCAGTGATTATGGTCGTACTGATGGTGGAGCTCCTTTGA
- the commd4 gene encoding COMM domain-containing protein 4 isoform X2 — protein sequence MKLLCVQVLKDLLEDGIDYDKVEKLTTDAKFEMGDIKASIAVLSFILTSAAKHDVDSESLSSELQQLGLPKEHTTGLCKSYEDKHTALQDKLRESSLRLGRLESVSWRVDYTLSSSELKEVNEPSVQLRLQAQEPESGSTQTTVVAITADKFRVLLTELKQAQAMMNALQ from the exons ATGAAACTGCTCTGTGTTCAAGTGTTGAAAGATCTTTTAGAGGATGGCATTGAC TATGATAAAGTTGAAAAGTTGACAACGGATGCAAAATTTG AGATGGGAGACATCAAAGCCAGTATTGCTGTGCTTAGTTTCATTCTCACCAGCGCTGCAAAGCATGACGTGGATAGTGAATCTCTATCAAGCGAGCTTCAGCAGTTAGGCTTACCTAAAG AACACACCACAGGCTTATGCAAATCCTATGAAGACAAGCACACAGCCCTTCAGGATAAACTAAGGGAAAGCAGTTTGCGAC TGGGTCGTCTGGAGTCTGTGTCCTGGCGGGTTGACTACACGCTGAGCTCCAGTGAGCTGAAAGAGGTGAACGAGCCATCGGTGCAGCTCCGACTACAGGCCCAGGAGCCAGAGTCGGGCTCCACACAGACCACCGTGGTGGCTATCACAGCAGACAAGTTCAGAGTACTCCTGACAG AACTCAAACAAGCCCAGGCCATGATGAATGCCCTACAGTGA
- the commd4 gene encoding COMM domain-containing protein 4 isoform X1, whose protein sequence is MRFRFCGDLDCPDWVLAEISTLAKLSSVKMKLLCVQVLKDLLEDGIDYDKVEKLTTDAKFEMGDIKASIAVLSFILTSAAKHDVDSESLSSELQQLGLPKEHTTGLCKSYEDKHTALQDKLRESSLRLGRLESVSWRVDYTLSSSELKEVNEPSVQLRLQAQEPESGSTQTTVVAITADKFRVLLTELKQAQAMMNALQ, encoded by the exons ATG CGATTCCGCTTCTGTGGTGATTTGGACTGTCCAGACTGGGTTCTTGCAGAGATAAGCACGCTGGCTAAATTG TCCAGCGTGAAGATGAAACTGCTCTGTGTTCAAGTGTTGAAAGATCTTTTAGAGGATGGCATTGAC TATGATAAAGTTGAAAAGTTGACAACGGATGCAAAATTTG AGATGGGAGACATCAAAGCCAGTATTGCTGTGCTTAGTTTCATTCTCACCAGCGCTGCAAAGCATGACGTGGATAGTGAATCTCTATCAAGCGAGCTTCAGCAGTTAGGCTTACCTAAAG AACACACCACAGGCTTATGCAAATCCTATGAAGACAAGCACACAGCCCTTCAGGATAAACTAAGGGAAAGCAGTTTGCGAC TGGGTCGTCTGGAGTCTGTGTCCTGGCGGGTTGACTACACGCTGAGCTCCAGTGAGCTGAAAGAGGTGAACGAGCCATCGGTGCAGCTCCGACTACAGGCCCAGGAGCCAGAGTCGGGCTCCACACAGACCACCGTGGTGGCTATCACAGCAGACAAGTTCAGAGTACTCCTGACAG AACTCAAACAAGCCCAGGCCATGATGAATGCCCTACAGTGA
- the islr2 gene encoding immunoglobulin superfamily containing leucine-rich repeat protein 2 isoform X2 — translation MDSRYLLIFGLWTVAIGTVQGCPEPCNCMDKYSVQLADCASKQLLLVPVGLPSNVTTLSLSANKIQVLKAKSFVNVTMITSLWLAHNAIVTVERDTLAPLVNLRNLDISYNKIVYFPWEDLVNLTALQLLKMNNNEMVSLPKDAFLTLKELRSLRINNNKFTTIAQGTFESLSLSHLQIYNNPFTCSCSLEWLRDWIRGVTITVPEQENIVCELPTHLKGVSVVNMPKMDCKAPTVTITHQPNVETTELYEGYKVILTCEAQGSPKPKVQWDVVNWKQHFQFALPTFVENAEVPINNATTNTRFLVFQNGTVIIPRMSKKEDGNYSCSAANEVGKAEGTVKVVMAGTPKHAIDSGLDTSTGKVRPPVSKPGPKISINNVIKSEDKPKTLPTGSVSVTADSEKIGEGTKDLSFASNCGVNDGTQYISNHAFNLSLDELKQYTFDFGVIALEVSETEAKVQLNPLKLANSKSNLQISHTQDLQTVEKEPFSLYQTITKKSPLDMLYLCVSTGNGHSVVQWSKIEDGVNAYRFQGLKPGTNYTLCLTYGGQDCQVQVVFTTRKKIPSLLIIVVVSIFLLALATVPLLGATCCHLLYKYQGKTYKLIMKAQNPDQMEKNITTDFDPRASFVESEKTFNPSELGDVEGDAEGEEEDGEGEMEGSVVTESIAGSQSKTQEEFEVGSEYSDRLPLGAEAVNISEEINGNYKQPGR, via the coding sequence ATGGACTCCAGGTACCTGCTAATTTTCGGCTTATGGACTGTGGCGATTGGCACAGTGCAGGGGTGCCCTGAACCCTGTAACTGCATGGATAAATATTCTGTTCAGCTTGCGGACTGTGCTTCCAAACAGCTGCTTCTCGTGCCCGTGGGACTGCCTTCCAATGTAACGACCCTCAGCCTGTCGGCCAACAAGATCCAGGTGCTCAAGGCCAAGAGCTTTGTCAATGTCACCATGATTACCTCTCTGTGGCTTGCCCACAACGCCATTGTCACCGTGGAGCGGGACACCCTGGCCCCACTGGTCAACCTGAGGAACCTGGACATCAGCTACAACAAGATCGTCTACTTCCCTTGGGAGGACCTGGTCAACCTCACTGCTCTGCAGCTCTTGAAAATGAACAATAACGAGATGGTGTCCTTGCCCAAGGATGCTTTCCTCACCCTCAAAGAGCTGCGCTCACTCcgcatcaacaacaacaagttcACCACCATCGCGCAGGGCACGTTCGAGTCCCTCAGCTTGTCTCACCTCCAGATCTACAACAACCCCTTCACCTGCTCCTGCAGCCTGGAGTGGCTGAGGGACTGGATTCGAGGGGTGACCATCACGGTGCCTGAGCAGGAGAACATTGTGTGCGAGTTGCCCACGCACCTCAAGGGGGTGTCCGTGGTGAATATGCCCAAAATGGACTGCAAGGCGCCCACTGTTACCATCACCCATCAGCCCAACGTTGAGACCACTGAGCTCTATGAGGGATACAAGGTCATCTTGACCTGTGAGGCCCAGGGCAGTCCAAAACCCAAGGTCCAGTGGGACGTGGTAAACTGGAAGCAGCACTTCCAGTTCGCTCTGCCCACTTTTGTGGAAAATGCTGAGGTCCCGATCAACAATGCAACGACCAACACACGTTTCCTGGTGTTTCAAAATGGCACCGTGATCATCCCGCGCATGAGCAAGAAGGAAGATGGCAACTACAGCTGCTCCGCCGCCAACGAAGTGGGCAAAGCTGAGGGCACCGTCAAAGTGGTGATGGCTGGCACCCCAAAACACGCCATTGATTCCGGGCTGGACACTTCTACTGGCAAGGTGCGCCCACCTGTCAGCAAACCTGGCCCCAAGATCTCCATTAACAATGTGATCAAATCTGAGGATAAACCCAAAACACTTCCAACCGGGTCAGTCTCTGTTACGGCTGACTCAGAGAAGATAGGAGAGGGCACCAAAGACCTGTCTTTTGCCAGCAATTGTGGTGTAAATGACGGCACACAGTACATATCTAACCACGCTTTCAACCTGAGCCTGGACGAGCTCAAGCAGTACACCTTTGATTTCGGGGTGATTGCGCTGGAGGTGTCCGAGACTGAGGCCAAAGTCCAGCTGAACCCACTGAAGCTGGCCAACAGCAAGTCAAACCTTCAGATCAGCCACACCCAAGACCTGCAGACCGTGGAGAAGGAGCCCTTCAGCCTGTACCAGACTATCACAAAAAAATCCCCCCTGGACATGCTTTACCTTTGTGTCAGCACTGGCAACGGCCACTCGGTTGTTCAGTGGTCCAAGATTGAGGATGGCGTCAACGCCTATCGTTTCCAAGGCTTAAAGCCTGGCACGAATTATACACTCTGTCTCACCTATGGGGGTCAGGACTGTCAGGTCCAGGTTGTGTTTACCACCAGGAAGAAAATCCCCTCACTGCTCATCATTGTGGTGGTCAGTATTTTCTTGCTGGCTTTGGCTACTGTACCTCTGCTTGGAGCCACCTGTTGTCATCTGTTATACAAGTATCAGGGAAAGACCTACAAGCTAATTATGAAAGCTCAAAATCCGGACCAGATGGAGAAAAACATAACTACTGACTTTGACCCGAGAGCCTCTTTTGTGGAGTCGGAGAAAACCTTCAATCCGAGTGAGCTGGGTGATGTTGAGGGAGacgcagagggagaggaggaggatggggaagGTGAAATGGAGGGCAGCGTGGTAACAGAGTCCATTGCCGGCTCGCAGTCCAAAACGCAGGAGGAATTCGAGGTGGGGTCTGAATACAGCGACAGGTTGCCCCTAGGGGCCGAGGCTGTGAATATTTCAGAGGAAATCAACGGCAATTACAAACAGCCTGGTCGCTGA
- the islr2 gene encoding immunoglobulin superfamily containing leucine-rich repeat protein 2 isoform X1, producing MATHILYIQTGTLHATIRTNNNKLIKHTPTHHPRAKQPTFHCPGTVNKELAPMRFVFPQGTSIRTHPAESRQTRCVLKMDSRYLLIFGLWTVAIGTVQGCPEPCNCMDKYSVQLADCASKQLLLVPVGLPSNVTTLSLSANKIQVLKAKSFVNVTMITSLWLAHNAIVTVERDTLAPLVNLRNLDISYNKIVYFPWEDLVNLTALQLLKMNNNEMVSLPKDAFLTLKELRSLRINNNKFTTIAQGTFESLSLSHLQIYNNPFTCSCSLEWLRDWIRGVTITVPEQENIVCELPTHLKGVSVVNMPKMDCKAPTVTITHQPNVETTELYEGYKVILTCEAQGSPKPKVQWDVVNWKQHFQFALPTFVENAEVPINNATTNTRFLVFQNGTVIIPRMSKKEDGNYSCSAANEVGKAEGTVKVVMAGTPKHAIDSGLDTSTGKVRPPVSKPGPKISINNVIKSEDKPKTLPTGSVSVTADSEKIGEGTKDLSFASNCGVNDGTQYISNHAFNLSLDELKQYTFDFGVIALEVSETEAKVQLNPLKLANSKSNLQISHTQDLQTVEKEPFSLYQTITKKSPLDMLYLCVSTGNGHSVVQWSKIEDGVNAYRFQGLKPGTNYTLCLTYGGQDCQVQVVFTTRKKIPSLLIIVVVSIFLLALATVPLLGATCCHLLYKYQGKTYKLIMKAQNPDQMEKNITTDFDPRASFVESEKTFNPSELGDVEGDAEGEEEDGEGEMEGSVVTESIAGSQSKTQEEFEVGSEYSDRLPLGAEAVNISEEINGNYKQPGR from the exons ATGGCCACACATATACTTTACATACAGACAGGGACTTTACATGCAACAATCAGAACAAATAATAACAAACTAATTAAACACACGCCAACTCACCACCCCCGCGCCAAACAACCCACTTtccactgtcccgggacagtgaaTAAGGAACTGGCTCCAATGCGGTTCGTGTTTCCCCAGGGGACCAGTATTCGGACGCACCCAGCAGAAAGTCGGCAAACAAGATGc GTACTGAAAATGGACTCCAGGTACCTGCTAATTTTCGGCTTATGGACTGTGGCGATTGGCACAGTGCAGGGGTGCCCTGAACCCTGTAACTGCATGGATAAATATTCTGTTCAGCTTGCGGACTGTGCTTCCAAACAGCTGCTTCTCGTGCCCGTGGGACTGCCTTCCAATGTAACGACCCTCAGCCTGTCGGCCAACAAGATCCAGGTGCTCAAGGCCAAGAGCTTTGTCAATGTCACCATGATTACCTCTCTGTGGCTTGCCCACAACGCCATTGTCACCGTGGAGCGGGACACCCTGGCCCCACTGGTCAACCTGAGGAACCTGGACATCAGCTACAACAAGATCGTCTACTTCCCTTGGGAGGACCTGGTCAACCTCACTGCTCTGCAGCTCTTGAAAATGAACAATAACGAGATGGTGTCCTTGCCCAAGGATGCTTTCCTCACCCTCAAAGAGCTGCGCTCACTCcgcatcaacaacaacaagttcACCACCATCGCGCAGGGCACGTTCGAGTCCCTCAGCTTGTCTCACCTCCAGATCTACAACAACCCCTTCACCTGCTCCTGCAGCCTGGAGTGGCTGAGGGACTGGATTCGAGGGGTGACCATCACGGTGCCTGAGCAGGAGAACATTGTGTGCGAGTTGCCCACGCACCTCAAGGGGGTGTCCGTGGTGAATATGCCCAAAATGGACTGCAAGGCGCCCACTGTTACCATCACCCATCAGCCCAACGTTGAGACCACTGAGCTCTATGAGGGATACAAGGTCATCTTGACCTGTGAGGCCCAGGGCAGTCCAAAACCCAAGGTCCAGTGGGACGTGGTAAACTGGAAGCAGCACTTCCAGTTCGCTCTGCCCACTTTTGTGGAAAATGCTGAGGTCCCGATCAACAATGCAACGACCAACACACGTTTCCTGGTGTTTCAAAATGGCACCGTGATCATCCCGCGCATGAGCAAGAAGGAAGATGGCAACTACAGCTGCTCCGCCGCCAACGAAGTGGGCAAAGCTGAGGGCACCGTCAAAGTGGTGATGGCTGGCACCCCAAAACACGCCATTGATTCCGGGCTGGACACTTCTACTGGCAAGGTGCGCCCACCTGTCAGCAAACCTGGCCCCAAGATCTCCATTAACAATGTGATCAAATCTGAGGATAAACCCAAAACACTTCCAACCGGGTCAGTCTCTGTTACGGCTGACTCAGAGAAGATAGGAGAGGGCACCAAAGACCTGTCTTTTGCCAGCAATTGTGGTGTAAATGACGGCACACAGTACATATCTAACCACGCTTTCAACCTGAGCCTGGACGAGCTCAAGCAGTACACCTTTGATTTCGGGGTGATTGCGCTGGAGGTGTCCGAGACTGAGGCCAAAGTCCAGCTGAACCCACTGAAGCTGGCCAACAGCAAGTCAAACCTTCAGATCAGCCACACCCAAGACCTGCAGACCGTGGAGAAGGAGCCCTTCAGCCTGTACCAGACTATCACAAAAAAATCCCCCCTGGACATGCTTTACCTTTGTGTCAGCACTGGCAACGGCCACTCGGTTGTTCAGTGGTCCAAGATTGAGGATGGCGTCAACGCCTATCGTTTCCAAGGCTTAAAGCCTGGCACGAATTATACACTCTGTCTCACCTATGGGGGTCAGGACTGTCAGGTCCAGGTTGTGTTTACCACCAGGAAGAAAATCCCCTCACTGCTCATCATTGTGGTGGTCAGTATTTTCTTGCTGGCTTTGGCTACTGTACCTCTGCTTGGAGCCACCTGTTGTCATCTGTTATACAAGTATCAGGGAAAGACCTACAAGCTAATTATGAAAGCTCAAAATCCGGACCAGATGGAGAAAAACATAACTACTGACTTTGACCCGAGAGCCTCTTTTGTGGAGTCGGAGAAAACCTTCAATCCGAGTGAGCTGGGTGATGTTGAGGGAGacgcagagggagaggaggaggatggggaagGTGAAATGGAGGGCAGCGTGGTAACAGAGTCCATTGCCGGCTCGCAGTCCAAAACGCAGGAGGAATTCGAGGTGGGGTCTGAATACAGCGACAGGTTGCCCCTAGGGGCCGAGGCTGTGAATATTTCAGAGGAAATCAACGGCAATTACAAACAGCCTGGTCGCTGA